The Cloacibacillus sp. An23 genomic sequence GGGGCGCGAGGATACGGAGCGGCAGGCGCTCAACGTCTACCGCATGAGGCTGCTCGGAGCGAAGGTCCACGCGGTGGACAGCGGCACCGGGACTTTGAAGGACGCCGTAAGCGAGACGATGCGCGAATGGACGCGCCGCATCGCCGACACGCACTACGTCCTCGGCTCCTGCATGGGGCCGCACCCCTTTCCGACGATAGTCCGCGATTTTCAGGCAGTGATATCGAAGGAGATAAAGGAGCAGCTCATGGCCGCCGAGGGGCGTCTGCCGGACGCGGTTCTCGCGTGCGTAGGCGGCGGCTCGAACGCGATAGGCGCTTTCTATAACTTCATCGGCGACCCGTCGGTGCGGCTCATCGGCTGCGAGGCGGCGGGGCGCGGCGCGGACACGCCGGAGACTGCCGCGACGATAGCGACGGGGCGGCTCGGCATCTTCCACGGGATGAAATCCTATTTCTGCCAGGACGAGTACGGCCAGATCGCGCCGGTCTATTCGATATCTGCGGGGCTCGACTATCCGGGCATCGGCCCTGAGCACGCCTACCTGCACGACATCGGGCGCGCGGAGTACGTCGCGATAACCGACGACGAGGCCGTGGACGCCTTCGAATATCTCGCCCGCACGGAGGGCATAATCCCAGCAGTCGAGAGCGCGCACGCCGTCGCGCACGCGATGAAGATAGCGCCGCAGATGGATAAAGAACAGATAATCGTCATAAACCTTTCGGGACGCGGCGACAAGGACTGCGCGGCGATAGCGCGCTACAGAGGAGAGGATATACATG encodes the following:
- the trpB gene encoding tryptophan synthase subunit beta; amino-acid sequence: MSKGRFGVHGGQYIPETLMNAVIELEEAYNRYKDDPDFQSELTALLNDYAGRPSRLYFAKRMTDDLGGAKIYLKREDLNHTGAHKINNVLGQALLAKRMGKTRLIAETGAGQHGVATATAAALFGMECEVFMGREDTERQALNVYRMRLLGAKVHAVDSGTGTLKDAVSETMREWTRRIADTHYVLGSCMGPHPFPTIVRDFQAVISKEIKEQLMAAEGRLPDAVLACVGGGSNAIGAFYNFIGDPSVRLIGCEAAGRGADTPETAATIATGRLGIFHGMKSYFCQDEYGQIAPVYSISAGLDYPGIGPEHAYLHDIGRAEYVAITDDEAVDAFEYLARTEGIIPAVESAHAVAHAMKIAPQMDKEQIIVINLSGRGDKDCAAIARYRGEDIHE